From Micromonospora echinospora, one genomic window encodes:
- the mutM gene encoding bifunctional DNA-formamidopyrimidine glycosylase/DNA-(apurinic or apyrimidinic site) lyase — MPELPEVETVRQGLARWVTGRRVDAVQVRHPRAVRRHLPGAAHFADVLTGRTIRDVRRRGKYLWLPLDSGDALVGHLGMSGQLLVQPAEAPDELHLRVRFTFADGGPELRFVDQRTFGGLAVSAGGSELPAEIAHIARDPMDPEFSDAGFVGAVRRRRTEVKRAMLDQTLISGVGNIYADEALWRSRLHGARPTDALTGPAVTRLLGHVRDVLGEAITVGGTSFDALYVNVNGESGYFDRSLNVYGREGEPCRRCGAPIRREPFMNRSSYSCPRCQPRPRTAARG; from the coding sequence GTGCCTGAACTGCCCGAGGTCGAGACGGTCCGGCAGGGGCTGGCCCGCTGGGTCACCGGACGACGGGTGGACGCGGTGCAGGTGCGGCACCCCCGGGCGGTACGCCGGCACCTGCCCGGCGCGGCACACTTTGCGGACGTGCTCACCGGCCGGACCATCCGGGACGTCCGGCGGCGCGGGAAGTACCTCTGGCTGCCGCTGGACAGCGGGGACGCGCTGGTCGGGCACCTCGGTATGTCCGGTCAGCTTCTCGTCCAACCCGCCGAGGCCCCCGACGAGCTGCACCTGCGGGTCCGGTTCACCTTCGCCGACGGCGGGCCGGAGCTGCGTTTCGTCGACCAGCGCACGTTCGGCGGTCTCGCCGTCTCGGCCGGTGGGTCGGAGCTGCCCGCCGAGATCGCCCACATCGCCCGGGACCCGATGGACCCGGAGTTCTCCGACGCCGGGTTCGTCGGCGCGGTGCGGCGGCGGCGTACCGAGGTGAAACGGGCCATGCTCGACCAGACCCTGATCTCCGGGGTCGGCAACATCTACGCCGACGAGGCACTCTGGCGGTCCCGGCTGCACGGTGCCCGTCCCACCGACGCGTTGACCGGTCCGGCCGTGACGCGGCTGCTCGGCCACGTCCGGGACGTGCTGGGCGAGGCGATCACGGTCGGCGGGACGAGTTTCGACGCGCTGTACGTCAACGTCAACGGCGAGAGCGGCTACTTCGACCGGTCCCTGAACGTGTACGGCCGGGAGGGTGAGCCGTGCCGGCGGTGCGGTGCGCCGATCCGACGGGAGCCGTTCATGAACCGGTCGTCGTACAGCTGTCCCCGCTGTCAGCCCCGTCCCCGTACGGCCGCGCGCGGCTGA
- a CDS encoding CAP domain-containing protein, which produces MYGWTDPMEPDRAERRPEPPTEEPPYWDNGRPMPRSAYLFGDEPEEPTTGRHDGPPAGHRPGERRDGYAWAGETHHVPPVDRNRTRPGPDVTVPHRSVGGPAGDGRHRSRRRFPRPFLVVGAAAAATLVVAVGVGAVLLPDDEPPTTVTAEEVPVAPPLPGSDLSPSASASTSPSPRSASPPPSPSRSVKPTPIPSRTTAPSRRTVERSTAPTTRATTAAAPATGGSEQAQVVALVNAERAKAGCGAVSVDAKLTTAAQRHSEDQAATRKMSHTGSDGSNVGDRLDRVGYDWRGYGENVAWNQQTPAAVMSAWMNSSGHRANILNCAFTEIGVGVARSNGPYWTQVFGTPG; this is translated from the coding sequence GTGTACGGCTGGACCGACCCGATGGAACCGGACCGCGCCGAACGGCGCCCCGAGCCGCCGACGGAGGAGCCACCGTACTGGGACAACGGCCGCCCGATGCCCCGATCGGCGTACCTGTTCGGAGACGAGCCGGAGGAGCCGACCACCGGCCGGCACGACGGGCCACCTGCCGGCCACCGGCCCGGGGAGCGGCGCGACGGCTACGCATGGGCCGGTGAGACGCACCACGTCCCGCCGGTCGATCGGAACCGGACCCGCCCCGGCCCGGACGTCACGGTCCCGCACCGCAGCGTCGGCGGACCGGCCGGCGACGGCCGCCACCGCTCGCGTCGCCGCTTCCCCCGTCCGTTCCTGGTCGTGGGCGCCGCTGCGGCGGCCACGCTCGTGGTGGCCGTCGGCGTCGGCGCGGTACTGCTGCCCGACGACGAACCGCCCACCACCGTCACCGCCGAGGAGGTGCCGGTGGCCCCGCCCCTGCCCGGCTCCGACCTGTCCCCCTCGGCGTCGGCCAGCACCAGCCCGTCCCCCCGGTCGGCGAGCCCGCCCCCCTCGCCGAGTCGCAGCGTCAAGCCGACACCGATTCCGAGCCGCACCACCGCCCCCTCGCGGCGCACCGTCGAGCGGAGCACGGCCCCGACCACCCGGGCCACGACCGCCGCCGCCCCGGCCACCGGCGGCAGCGAGCAGGCCCAGGTCGTCGCCCTGGTCAACGCCGAACGGGCCAAGGCCGGCTGCGGCGCGGTCAGCGTCGACGCCAAGCTCACCACCGCCGCACAGCGGCATAGCGAGGACCAGGCGGCCACCCGGAAGATGTCGCACACCGGCAGCGACGGCAGCAACGTCGGCGACCGCCTCGACCGGGTCGGCTACGACTGGCGCGGCTACGGCGAGAACGTCGCCTGGAACCAGCAGACCCCGGCCGCGGTCATGTCCGCCTGGATGAACAGCTCCGGCCACCGGGCCAACATCCTGAACTGCGCGTTCACCGAGATCGGCGTCGGAGTGGCGCGCAGCAACGGTCCGTACTGGACGCAGGTCTTCGGCACTCCCGGCTGA
- a CDS encoding HAD-IA family hydrolase, with protein sequence MARERATALLVDFDGVLRRWDPAVAAGVERRYGLTPGVLGDIAMQWGRLQPVLVGQVSHADWMTSVADALASQSVDAERARAAVAEWQAYRGEVDPDVLAFVREVRAAGIPVGLATNATDLLDADLAALGLTDELDAVVNSSALGVHKPAKEYFRAACEALRTPPDRVLFVDDDDRMISGARVAGLSAYRWSGPEGLRYVRAALAY encoded by the coding sequence GTGGCTCGGGAACGCGCGACGGCGCTCCTGGTGGACTTCGACGGCGTCCTGCGGCGCTGGGATCCGGCGGTGGCGGCCGGGGTGGAACGACGGTACGGGCTGACCCCCGGCGTGCTCGGCGACATCGCCATGCAGTGGGGACGGCTCCAGCCGGTGCTGGTGGGGCAGGTCAGCCACGCCGACTGGATGACCAGCGTGGCCGACGCCCTGGCCAGCCAGTCGGTGGACGCCGAACGGGCCCGGGCGGCGGTGGCGGAGTGGCAGGCGTACCGGGGTGAGGTGGACCCGGACGTGCTCGCCTTCGTCCGTGAGGTGCGGGCCGCCGGGATCCCGGTCGGGTTGGCCACCAACGCCACCGACCTGCTCGACGCCGACCTCGCGGCACTCGGCCTGACCGACGAGTTGGACGCCGTGGTCAACTCCTCGGCGCTCGGCGTGCACAAGCCGGCGAAGGAGTACTTCCGGGCCGCCTGCGAGGCGTTGCGCACCCCGCCGGACCGGGTTCTCTTCGTCGACGACGACGACCGGATGATCAGCGGTGCCCGGGTCGCCGGACTGTCGGCGTACCGGTGGAGCGGGCCGGAGGGGCTGCGGTACGTCCGGGCCGCGCTCGCGTACTGA
- the rnc gene encoding ribonuclease III codes for MSNDKRRRAPVGHLEAAFGVSLDPELLERALTHRSFAYENGGLPTNERLEFLGDSVLGVVITTALFRNHPDLPEGQLAKLRASVVNMRALAEVARGLGPEGLGQYLLLGKGEEATGGRDKASILADTLEALLGAIYLQYGLDIAAEVIHRLFDPLMAESAGRGAALDWKTSLQELTAALGLGVPEYRIEGTGPDHLKTFTAWVVVAGNRYGGAEGRSKKEAEQRAAESAWRTLTEQAEADAAAPEATAPEGTAPESRTGTAATGTAAVAEVVVVDRPDSRVAADATLDGRPESGRA; via the coding sequence ATGAGCAACGACAAGCGCCGCCGCGCCCCGGTGGGCCATCTGGAGGCGGCCTTCGGCGTGTCGCTGGATCCGGAGCTGCTGGAACGCGCGCTGACCCACCGCTCGTTCGCGTACGAGAACGGTGGCCTGCCCACCAACGAGCGGCTGGAGTTCCTCGGCGACTCGGTGCTCGGCGTGGTCATCACGACCGCGCTCTTCCGCAACCATCCGGACCTCCCCGAGGGGCAGTTGGCGAAGCTGCGGGCCAGCGTGGTCAACATGCGCGCGTTGGCCGAGGTGGCCCGGGGGCTGGGGCCGGAGGGGCTCGGCCAGTACCTCCTCCTCGGCAAGGGCGAGGAGGCGACCGGCGGCCGGGACAAGGCCAGCATCCTGGCGGACACCCTGGAGGCGCTGCTCGGTGCGATCTACCTCCAGTACGGCCTGGACATCGCAGCGGAGGTCATCCACCGGCTCTTCGACCCGCTGATGGCCGAGTCGGCCGGCCGGGGCGCGGCGCTGGACTGGAAGACCAGCCTCCAGGAGCTGACCGCGGCGCTCGGCCTGGGGGTGCCGGAGTACCGCATCGAGGGCACCGGCCCGGACCACCTGAAGACCTTCACCGCCTGGGTGGTGGTCGCCGGCAACCGGTACGGCGGCGCGGAGGGGCGCAGCAAGAAGGAGGCCGAGCAGCGGGCGGCCGAGTCGGCCTGGCGCACCCTCACCGAGCAGGCCGAGGCCGACGCCGCGGCCCCGGAGGCGACCGCCCCGGAGGGCACTGCCCCGGAGTCCCGCACCGGGACCGCCGCGACCGGCACCGCCGCCGTCGCCGAGGTGGTCGTGGTCGACCGGCCCGACAGCCGGGTCGCCGCCGACGCCACCCTCGACGGGCGCCCGGAGTCCGGCCGTGCCTGA
- a CDS encoding phosphate acyltransferase PlsX, which produces MPAPADAGRVLPAGVPVEEPGTARIAVDLLGGDRAPAVVVDGALRALRADPNLHLLLVGPSEVAGGLVDVLTPEQRSRVTVRQVRHAVTMADQPTRAPRAVTTVRAAVAAVAEGTADAVVSAGSTGATVTAAALGLGRWPDVRRPALVATLPALAGPVVLLDVGGSLEPRSTTLARHAVLGTAYAAVAHTVTGPRVGLLSVGTEPGKGDRLRRAADPLLAALSLPCDGRYVGLVEGYDVALGGRADVVVTDGFTGNVLLKAIEGAYAMAGGPPEGGGVPRAAALLGVAGTVVVCHGAARGKDVASGIALAAHLWRRDATARVASLLSAGRPADTPDRTTHTEVIP; this is translated from the coding sequence GTGCCGGCTCCCGCCGACGCCGGCCGGGTTCTCCCGGCCGGCGTTCCGGTGGAGGAGCCGGGCACCGCGCGGATCGCCGTTGACCTCCTCGGCGGGGACCGCGCACCCGCCGTCGTGGTTGACGGCGCTCTGCGGGCCCTGCGCGCCGACCCGAACCTGCATCTGCTGCTCGTCGGCCCCTCCGAGGTGGCCGGCGGGCTCGTCGACGTGCTCACCCCGGAGCAGCGCAGCCGGGTGACCGTGCGTCAGGTCCGGCACGCCGTCACCATGGCCGACCAGCCCACCCGGGCCCCCCGGGCGGTGACGACCGTCCGGGCGGCGGTCGCCGCGGTGGCCGAGGGCACGGCGGACGCGGTCGTCTCCGCCGGGTCGACCGGCGCGACGGTCACCGCCGCCGCGCTCGGCCTCGGCCGCTGGCCGGACGTACGGCGTCCGGCCCTGGTCGCCACCCTGCCGGCCCTCGCCGGTCCGGTGGTACTGCTCGACGTGGGCGGCTCCCTGGAGCCCCGGAGCACCACGCTCGCCCGGCACGCCGTGCTCGGGACGGCGTACGCCGCGGTCGCCCACACGGTCACCGGCCCCCGGGTCGGCCTCCTCTCGGTCGGCACCGAGCCCGGCAAGGGGGACCGGCTCCGCCGGGCCGCCGACCCGCTCCTGGCCGCGCTGTCGTTGCCCTGCGACGGCCGGTACGTCGGCCTGGTCGAGGGCTACGACGTCGCGCTCGGCGGGCGTGCCGATGTGGTGGTGACCGACGGCTTCACCGGTAACGTGCTGCTCAAGGCGATCGAGGGCGCGTACGCGATGGCCGGTGGACCGCCGGAGGGTGGTGGCGTGCCCCGGGCCGCGGCCCTGCTCGGCGTGGCCGGGACGGTGGTCGTGTGCCACGGCGCCGCGCGCGGGAAGGACGTCGCCTCCGGTATCGCGCTCGCCGCCCACCTGTGGCGGCGCGACGCCACGGCCCGGGTCGCCTCCCTGCTCTCCGCCGGTCGCCCCGCCGACACTCCCGACCGCACCACGCACACCGAGGTGATCCCATGA
- a CDS encoding DinB family protein: MTWRAPQITRTPEPLVGDERTMLEGWLDYHRQTLPLKCADLTAEQLRTPSVEPSGLTLLGLVRHMAEVEAWWFRENAAGETVDYPYFTEANPDADFDVTDADAEADLAVFHRQVELARAAAAGRSLDETFSDRRGRERNLRWVYVHMIEEYARHNGHADLIRERIDGVTGD; encoded by the coding sequence ATGACCTGGAGAGCACCGCAGATCACCCGTACCCCCGAACCTCTCGTCGGTGACGAGCGCACCATGCTGGAGGGCTGGCTCGACTACCACCGGCAGACGTTGCCGCTCAAGTGCGCCGACCTGACCGCCGAGCAGCTCCGCACGCCCAGCGTGGAGCCGTCCGGGTTGACCCTGCTCGGCCTGGTGCGGCACATGGCCGAGGTGGAGGCCTGGTGGTTCCGGGAGAACGCCGCCGGGGAGACGGTCGACTACCCGTACTTCACCGAGGCGAATCCGGACGCCGACTTCGACGTGACCGACGCGGACGCCGAGGCCGACCTGGCCGTCTTCCATCGGCAGGTCGAACTGGCCCGGGCCGCCGCCGCGGGACGGTCCCTCGACGAGACCTTCTCCGACCGGCGCGGTCGGGAGCGAAACCTACGCTGGGTGTACGTCCACATGATCGAGGAATACGCCCGGCACAACGGCCACGCCGACCTGATCCGCGAACGCATCGACGGGGTCACCGGCGACTGA
- a CDS encoding MDR family MFS transporter, whose protein sequence is MSQAAAPPRTTPVEMTHRQVLEALSGLLLGLFVAILSSTVVSNALPRIITELRGGQSAYTWVVTSTLLATTATTPIWGKLADLMSKKALVQISLVIYVFGSVLAGLSQSTGQLIACRVVQGIGAGGLTALAQVIMATMIAPRERGRYSGYLGAVMAVGTIGGPLIGGVIVDTSWLGWRWCFYVGVPFAIAALVVLQKTLRLPVVRRKAKIDWWGATLITAAVSLLLVWVSLAGDRYAWASWQTVAMVGGALLLGALAIRVETRAAEPVIPPKLFRNRTITLATVASVAVGVGMFGASVFLGQYFQISRGQSPTMSGLMTMPMILGLLVSSTLTGRIITRTGRWKRYLVAGSALLTLGFALMGTVRYDTNFWLLSVYMAVIGVGVGMTMQNLVLAVQNTVGTHELGAASSVVAFFRSLGGAVGVSALGAVLGHRVQGYLADGLARLGIPTGGAAGGGTLPDVHTLPGPVRIVVESAYGHGAGDIFLVATPFALIALIAVCFIREVPLRRHNEPLAEEVERESTVATGAGAAVVRVSGERN, encoded by the coding sequence ATGTCCCAGGCCGCCGCGCCACCACGGACGACCCCGGTCGAGATGACCCACCGCCAGGTCCTGGAGGCCCTCTCCGGCCTGCTGCTGGGCCTGTTCGTCGCGATCCTCTCCTCCACGGTCGTCTCGAACGCGCTCCCCCGGATCATCACCGAGCTGCGGGGCGGGCAGTCCGCGTACACCTGGGTGGTCACCTCGACGCTGCTCGCCACCACCGCGACCACCCCGATCTGGGGCAAGCTCGCCGACCTGATGAGCAAGAAGGCGCTGGTCCAGATCTCGCTGGTGATCTACGTCTTCGGCTCGGTGCTGGCCGGGCTCTCCCAGTCCACCGGACAGTTGATCGCCTGCCGGGTGGTCCAGGGCATCGGAGCCGGCGGCCTCACCGCGCTGGCCCAGGTGATCATGGCCACGATGATCGCGCCCCGGGAACGGGGCCGGTACAGCGGCTACCTCGGCGCGGTGATGGCGGTCGGCACCATCGGCGGCCCGCTCATCGGCGGCGTCATCGTGGACACCTCGTGGCTCGGCTGGCGCTGGTGCTTCTACGTCGGCGTGCCGTTCGCGATCGCCGCCCTGGTGGTGCTCCAGAAGACCCTGCGCCTGCCCGTGGTCCGACGCAAGGCGAAGATCGACTGGTGGGGCGCGACCCTGATCACCGCCGCCGTCTCGCTGCTGCTGGTCTGGGTCTCCCTGGCCGGCGACCGGTACGCCTGGGCCTCCTGGCAGACCGTGGCGATGGTGGGTGGGGCGCTGCTGCTCGGCGCGCTGGCGATCCGGGTCGAGACCCGGGCGGCCGAGCCGGTCATCCCGCCGAAGCTGTTCCGTAACCGCACCATCACCCTGGCGACGGTGGCCAGCGTCGCGGTCGGCGTCGGCATGTTCGGCGCGTCGGTCTTCCTCGGCCAGTACTTCCAGATCAGCCGGGGCCAGAGCCCGACCATGTCCGGCCTGATGACCATGCCGATGATCCTCGGTCTGCTGGTCTCCTCCACCCTGACCGGCCGGATCATCACCCGGACCGGCCGTTGGAAGCGGTACCTGGTGGCCGGCTCGGCGCTGCTCACCCTGGGTTTCGCCCTGATGGGCACGGTCCGCTACGACACGAACTTCTGGCTGCTCAGCGTCTACATGGCGGTCATCGGTGTCGGCGTGGGCATGACCATGCAGAACCTGGTGCTGGCGGTGCAGAACACCGTGGGCACGCACGAACTGGGCGCGGCCAGCTCGGTGGTGGCCTTCTTCCGCAGCCTCGGCGGCGCGGTCGGCGTCTCCGCGCTCGGCGCGGTGCTCGGCCACCGGGTGCAGGGCTACCTCGCCGACGGCCTGGCCCGGCTCGGCATCCCGACCGGCGGCGCGGCCGGCGGCGGGACGCTGCCGGACGTGCACACCCTGCCCGGCCCGGTGCGCATCGTGGTGGAGAGCGCCTACGGCCACGGCGCCGGGGACATCTTCCTGGTCGCCACCCCGTTCGCCCTGATCGCGCTGATCGCGGTCTGCTTCATCCGGGAGGTGCCGCTGCGGCGGCACAACGAGCCGCTGGCCGAGGAGGTCGAGCGGGAGTCGACGGTGGCCACCGGGGCCGGCGCGGCGGTGGTCCGCGTCTCCGGCGAGCGGAACTGA
- a CDS encoding universal stress protein — translation MGVGAPDREEYGPRSRPLPFERGTDGPRVVLVGVDGTRTSLRAASYAAGLARRQGAALVVVFVHSPTLYTALADGVVAGVVQRTHDDLAADLREECRREAESLGLPVTFLSRRGDAYAELSAAADETLADLVVVGASEQAGHRLVGSVATRLVRAGRWPVVVVP, via the coding sequence GTGGGCGTCGGAGCGCCGGACCGGGAGGAGTACGGCCCCCGGTCCCGGCCACTGCCCTTCGAACGTGGCACGGACGGGCCCCGGGTGGTCCTGGTCGGTGTGGACGGCACCCGGACGTCGCTGCGGGCCGCGTCGTACGCGGCGGGGCTCGCCCGGCGGCAGGGTGCCGCCCTCGTCGTGGTCTTCGTCCACTCCCCCACCCTGTACACCGCGCTGGCCGACGGCGTGGTGGCCGGGGTGGTGCAGCGTACCCACGACGACCTCGCCGCCGACCTGCGCGAGGAGTGCCGCCGCGAGGCGGAGAGCCTGGGCCTGCCGGTCACCTTCCTGTCCCGGCGCGGCGACGCGTACGCCGAACTCTCCGCCGCCGCCGACGAGACCCTCGCCGACCTGGTCGTGGTCGGTGCCTCCGAGCAGGCCGGGCACCGCCTGGTCGGTTCCGTCGCCACCCGCCTGGTCCGCGCCGGCCGCTGGCCGGTCGTGGTGGTGCCCTGA
- the smc gene encoding chromosome segregation protein SMC, which yields MHLKSLTVKGFKSFASATTLKLEPGITCVVGPNGSGKSNVVDAIAWVLGEQGAKALRGGKMEDVIFAGTAGRAPLGRAEVTLTIDNTDGALPIEYTEVSITRRMFRSGESEYEINGDSCRLLDIQELLSDSGIGREMHIIVGQGRLDGMLHAKPEDRRAFIEEAAGVLKHRKRKEKALRKLDAMQTNLNRLTDLTAELRRQLKPLGRQAEVARRAAAIQANLRDARLRLLADDLATLRATLDREIADEAALRERREQVEEEHTQVQQRLGELESALAEDAPLLAAAQDTWYKLSALSERFRSIEQLARERLRHLSTTPDDERPGRDPDQLEAEAERVREQEEDLRAALTEDQVRLAEAVEHRQELERQLAAAERELVAAAKAIADRREGLARLTGQVNSARARTTSAGEEIERLAAAHTDAMTRAEQAQGELDAVAEQSTEADRDNAELDARHAEAVAAHEKAQAGVRALTDAERSAEKDAATWKAREEALALGLRRKDGAGALLARAGDVPGLLGSLAGLLTVAPGHEAALAAALGGLADAVAVTGVDEAVEAMRLLKISDAGRAGLLVGSPAGPGMDGPADALRPKLPDNARWAPDLVECAAQLRPAVHRALRDVVLVDDLAVAAEAVAANPELRAVTPDGDVVGAYAAAGGSAKAPSFIEVTAAVEEARSNRLAAEQASAELREQLVDARAEVAGAKEAVQHAAAAKREAESHRNAAARRLAELGAAARSAKGETDRLGESLARAQAARERDLATLAELEERLRLAEATPIDAEPSSEERDQLAAMVPQARQNEMEVRLAVRTAEERVSSIAGRADSLRRQAGAERAARERAAARRAARTRGAAIARAVAGGARETLARLATSIARAEEHRDAVARERAAREAELSEVRGAAKRLGAELERLTSQVHRDEVARAEQRLRIEQLEAKAAEDFGLDVAALIGEYGPDQPVPPTQADVAAAERDGTPVPEPVRYERPAQEKRAAKAERELALLGKVNPLALEEFAALEERYKFLSEQLEDLKATRRDLLTVVKDVDDRILEVFASAFEDTAREFQQVFTVLFPGGEGRLVLTEPDDLLTTGVEVEARPPGKKIKRLSLLSGGERSLTAVAMLVAIFRARPSPFYIMDEVEAALDDVNLGRLITLMAQLREKSQLIVITHQKRTMEVADALYGVTMRNGVTQVISQRLKDQPLRGSEEIQ from the coding sequence GTGCATCTCAAGAGCCTGACGGTGAAGGGGTTCAAGTCCTTCGCCTCCGCCACGACGCTCAAGCTGGAACCGGGCATCACCTGCGTGGTGGGGCCGAACGGCTCCGGCAAGTCGAACGTCGTCGACGCCATCGCCTGGGTGCTGGGCGAACAGGGCGCCAAGGCGCTGCGCGGCGGCAAGATGGAGGACGTCATCTTCGCCGGCACCGCCGGCCGGGCCCCGCTCGGCCGGGCCGAGGTGACCCTGACCATCGACAACACCGACGGCGCGCTGCCGATCGAGTACACCGAGGTCTCCATCACCCGCCGGATGTTCCGCTCCGGCGAGAGCGAGTACGAGATCAACGGCGACTCCTGCCGCCTGCTCGACATCCAGGAGCTGCTGTCGGACTCCGGCATCGGCCGGGAGATGCACATCATCGTCGGCCAGGGCCGACTCGACGGCATGCTGCACGCCAAGCCGGAGGACCGGCGGGCCTTCATCGAGGAGGCCGCGGGCGTCCTGAAGCACCGCAAGCGCAAGGAGAAGGCGCTGCGGAAGCTCGACGCGATGCAGACCAACCTCAACCGGCTCACCGACCTCACCGCCGAGCTGCGCCGTCAGCTCAAACCGCTGGGCCGGCAGGCCGAGGTGGCTCGCCGGGCCGCCGCCATCCAGGCCAACCTGCGCGACGCCCGGCTGCGGCTGCTCGCCGACGACCTGGCCACCCTGCGCGCCACGCTCGACCGGGAGATCGCCGACGAGGCCGCCCTGCGCGAGCGCCGCGAGCAGGTCGAGGAGGAACACACCCAGGTGCAGCAGCGCCTCGGTGAGCTGGAGAGCGCCCTGGCCGAGGATGCGCCGCTGCTCGCCGCCGCCCAGGACACCTGGTACAAGCTCTCCGCGCTCTCCGAGCGGTTCCGCTCGATCGAGCAACTCGCCCGGGAACGACTGCGGCACCTCAGCACCACGCCCGACGACGAGCGTCCCGGCCGCGACCCGGACCAGTTGGAGGCGGAGGCGGAGCGGGTCCGTGAGCAGGAGGAGGACCTGCGCGCGGCACTCACCGAGGACCAGGTCCGCCTGGCCGAGGCGGTGGAGCACCGTCAGGAGCTGGAACGGCAGCTCGCCGCCGCCGAGCGGGAACTGGTCGCCGCGGCGAAGGCCATCGCGGACCGGCGCGAGGGGCTGGCCCGGCTCACCGGCCAGGTCAACTCCGCCCGGGCCCGGACCACCAGCGCCGGGGAGGAGATCGAGCGCCTCGCCGCCGCCCACACCGACGCGATGACGCGCGCCGAGCAGGCGCAGGGCGAGCTGGACGCGGTGGCCGAGCAGTCCACCGAGGCGGACCGGGACAACGCCGAGCTGGACGCCCGGCACGCCGAGGCGGTCGCCGCCCACGAGAAGGCGCAGGCCGGCGTCCGTGCCCTGACCGACGCCGAACGGTCCGCCGAGAAGGACGCCGCCACCTGGAAGGCCCGGGAGGAGGCGCTCGCCCTCGGCCTGCGCCGCAAGGACGGCGCGGGTGCGCTGCTCGCCCGGGCCGGCGACGTGCCCGGCCTGCTCGGCAGCCTGGCCGGGCTGCTCACCGTCGCCCCCGGTCACGAGGCGGCCCTCGCCGCCGCGCTCGGCGGACTGGCCGACGCGGTCGCGGTGACCGGGGTCGACGAGGCGGTCGAGGCGATGCGGCTGCTGAAGATCTCCGACGCCGGCCGGGCCGGACTGCTGGTCGGCAGCCCGGCCGGACCCGGCATGGACGGACCCGCCGACGCGCTGCGTCCGAAACTGCCCGACAACGCCCGCTGGGCGCCCGACCTGGTCGAGTGCGCGGCGCAGCTCCGTCCGGCGGTGCACCGGGCGCTGCGGGACGTGGTACTCGTCGACGACCTCGCCGTCGCCGCCGAGGCGGTCGCCGCCAACCCGGAGCTGCGGGCGGTCACCCCGGACGGCGACGTGGTCGGGGCGTACGCGGCGGCCGGCGGCTCGGCGAAGGCGCCCAGCTTCATCGAGGTGACCGCCGCCGTCGAGGAGGCCCGGTCGAACCGGCTCGCCGCCGAGCAGGCCAGTGCCGAGCTGCGCGAGCAGCTCGTGGACGCGCGGGCCGAGGTGGCCGGCGCGAAGGAGGCGGTGCAGCACGCCGCCGCCGCCAAGCGGGAGGCGGAAAGCCACCGCAACGCCGCCGCCCGGCGGCTGGCCGAACTCGGGGCCGCCGCCCGCAGCGCCAAGGGGGAGACCGACCGGCTCGGCGAGTCCCTGGCCCGGGCCCAGGCGGCCCGCGAACGGGACCTCGCCACCCTCGCCGAACTGGAGGAACGGCTCCGGCTGGCCGAGGCCACCCCGATCGACGCCGAACCGTCGAGTGAGGAACGCGACCAGCTGGCCGCGATGGTGCCCCAGGCCCGGCAGAACGAGATGGAGGTCCGGCTCGCGGTGCGGACCGCCGAGGAGCGGGTCTCCTCGATCGCCGGTCGGGCCGACTCGCTGCGCCGGCAGGCCGGCGCCGAACGGGCCGCGCGGGAACGCGCGGCGGCCCGCCGGGCGGCGCGTACCCGGGGAGCGGCCATCGCCCGCGCGGTGGCCGGTGGCGCCCGCGAGACCCTGGCCCGGTTGGCCACCTCGATCGCCCGGGCCGAGGAGCACCGCGACGCGGTGGCGCGGGAACGCGCCGCGCGGGAGGCCGAGCTCTCCGAGGTACGCGGCGCGGCCAAGCGGCTCGGCGCGGAGCTGGAGCGGCTCACCAGCCAGGTGCACCGGGACGAGGTGGCCCGCGCCGAACAGCGGCTGCGCATCGAGCAGTTGGAGGCGAAGGCCGCCGAGGACTTCGGGCTGGACGTGGCCGCCCTGATCGGCGAGTACGGCCCGGACCAGCCCGTGCCCCCCACCCAGGCGGACGTGGCCGCCGCCGAGCGGGACGGGACGCCGGTGCCCGAGCCGGTGCGCTACGAGCGTCCGGCGCAGGAGAAGCGGGCCGCCAAGGCGGAACGCGAACTGGCCCTGCTCGGCAAGGTCAACCCGCTCGCCCTGGAGGAGTTCGCCGCCCTGGAGGAGCGGTACAAGTTCCTCTCCGAGCAGTTGGAGGACCTCAAGGCCACCCGCCGTGACCTGCTCACCGTGGTCAAGGACGTCGACGACCGCATCCTGGAGGTCTTCGCCAGCGCGTTCGAGGACACCGCCCGGGAGTTCCAGCAGGTCTTCACGGTGCTCTTTCCCGGCGGCGAGGGGCGGCTGGTGCTCACCGAGCCGGACGACCTGCTCACCACCGGCGTGGAGGTGGAGGCCCGGCCGCCCGGCAAGAAGATCAAGCGGCTCTCGCTGCTCTCCGGCGGCGAGCGGTCGCTGACCGCAGTGGCGATGCTGGTGGCGATCTTCCGGGCCCGGCCCAGTCCGTTCTACATCATGGACGAGGTGGAGGCGGCCCTCGACGACGTCAACCTGGGCCGGTTGATCACCCTGATGGCACAGTTGCGGGAGAAGAGCCAGCTGATCGTCATCACCCACCAGAAACGGACGATGGAGGTCGCCGACGCCCTGTACGGGGTGACCATGCGCAACGGCGTGACCCAGGTGATCAGCCAACGGCTCAAGGATCAGCCGCTCCGCGGCAGCGAGGAGATTCAGTAG